The following coding sequences lie in one Lolium perenne isolate Kyuss_39 chromosome 2, Kyuss_2.0, whole genome shotgun sequence genomic window:
- the LOC127323337 gene encoding G-type lectin S-receptor-like serine/threonine-protein kinase At2g19130 produces the protein MPPLCTLLLGLLLLHTPHWCISAAVNDDTLTAGKVLAVSGKLVSRNGKFALGFFQPATSTIISKSSHNATSSSWYLGIWFNKIPVFTTVWVANRDQPITNTNLNLTQLEVSSDCNLVIVNHAGDTESIVWSTHIVNNRTQSSSINNTCVAVLLNTGNLALTATESPSSSNQLLWQSFDYPTDVVLPGAKFGRNKVTGLNRQPISRKSLIDPGLGAYSIELDTTGIVLKRRNPSVVYWNWASSRTSSLNLIPILKSILDLDPRTKGLINPAYVDNNQEEYYLYTSPDESSSSTFVSLDISGQIKLNVWSQANQSWQTIYSQPADPCTPAATCGPFTVCNGNAQPSCDCMENFSEMSPQDWDFNDRTGGCIRNTPLHCSNSSNNTKMTSSTDMFHPIARVTLPHNAQRIDVAATQSKCEEACLSSCSCTAYSYNNSRCSVWHGELLSVNLNDGIDNTSEDVLYLRLAAKDLLPSLTKNKRKPNVGVITTASIIGFGLLMLMLFLLIWRNKFKWCGFPLYDSQGSAGGVISFRYTDLVRATKNFSEKLGGGGFGSVYKGVLSDLKTSIAVKKLDGDRQGEKQFRAEVSSIGLIQHINLVKLIGFCCEGDHRLLVYEHILNGSLDGHLFNKNVASVLNWNTRYQITLGVARGLSYLHQSCHECIIHCDIKPENILLDASFVPKVADFGLAAFVGRDFSRILTTFRGTAGYLAPEWLSGVAITPKVDVYGFGMVLMEIISGRRNSPETYNTTNSTYHVEYFPVQAISKLHRGDVKSLVDPQLRGDFNLEEAEKVCKVACWCIQDDEFDRPTMGEVVQVLEGLHEIDIPPMPRLLAAITQQSGAAVSM, from the coding sequence ATGCCTCCCCTCTGCACATTACTACTCGGGCTTCTCCTCTTGCACACTCCTCACTGGTGCATCTCCGCAGCTGTCAACGACGACACTCTCACGGCAGGCAAAGTGCTCGCCGTCAGCGGCAAGCTCGTCTCAAGAAATGGCAAGTTTGCGCTCGGCTTCTTCCAGCCGGCAACAAGCACCATCATCAGTAAGTCGTCCCACAACGCCACCAGCTCCAGCTGGTACCTTGGTATATGGTTCAACAAGATCCCAGTTTTCACCACTGTATGGGTTGCTAATAGGGACCAACCCATCACCAACACCAACCTCAACCTAACACAGCTCGAGGTATCAAGCGATTGCAATCTTGTCATCGTAAACCATGCCGGCGACACCGAATCCATAGTTTGGTCCACTCACATTGTCAACAACAGGACACAATCTAGCAGCATAAACAACACCTGTGTTGCCGTTCTCTTGAACACTGGAAACCTTGCTCTCACTGCCACAGAGAGTCCATCATCATCTAACCAACTGTTGTGGCAGAGCTTCGACTACCCAACAGATGTTGTGCTTCCTGGTGCCAAGTTTGGCCGGAACAAGGTCACCGGTTTAAATCGCCAGCCCATCTCAAGAAAGAGTCTCATTGATCCAGGTCTCGGTGCATACAGCATCGAATTAGACACCACCGGGATCGTCCTCAAGCGCCGCAACCCCTCGGTAGTGTATTGGAATTGGGCATCCTCCAGAACATCATCGTTGAATCTGATACCAATACTCAAGTCCATTCTAGATTTGGATCCACGAACCAAAGGTTTGATTAACCCAGCATATGTTGATAACAACCAAGAGGAGTACTACTTGTACACTTCACCGGATGAATCCTCGTCTTCCACGTTTGTCTCATTAGACATCTCTGGTCAGATCAAGCTGAATGTTTGGTCACAAGCCAACCAATCTTGGCAAACCATATATTCCCAGCCTGCTGATCCCTGCACTCCAGCGGCTACGTGCGGACCTTTCACGGTATGCAACGGCAATGCACAACCATCTTGTGATTGTATGGAGAACTTCTCCGAGATGTCGCCACAAGATTGGGATTTCAATGATCGAACAGGAGGATGCATCAGAAATACACCTTTACACTGCAGcaatagtagcaacaacacaaaaATGACAAGTTCAACAGACATGTTCCATCCCATTGCTCGAGTTACATTGCCCCACAACGCGCAAAGAATAGACGTTGCTGCCACACAGAGCAAGTGCGAAGAAGCTTGTCTCAGTTCCTGCTCCTGCACTGCTTATTCCTACAACAATAGCAGATGCTCTGTCTGGCATGGGGAATTGCTTAGTGTAAACCTGAATGATGGCATTGATAATACTTCGGAAGATGTTCTTTACCTTCGCCTTGCTGCCAAAGATTTGCTGCCAAGTTTgacaaaaaacaaaagaaaaccaaACGTTGGAGTTATTACTACTGCAAGCATTATTGGTTTTGGGTTACTAATGCTCATGCTGTTTTTACTGATATGGAGGAACAAATTCAAGTGGTGTGGTTTTCCTTTATATGACAGTCAAGGTAGTGCAGGTGGGGTTATATCTTTCAGATACACTGATTTAGTTCGTGCTACTAAAAACTTCTCAGAAAAGCTGGGAGGAGGTGGTTTTGGTTCTGTATACAAGGGAGTGCTAAGTGACTTGAAGACTTCTATAGCAGTGAAAAAGCTTGATGGTGACCGTCAAGGAGAAAAACAATTCAGGGCAGAAGTGAGCTCAATTGGACTGATACAACATATCAACCTAGTCAAGTTGATTGGTTTCTGTTGCGAAGGAGATCACAGGTTACTTGTATATGAACACATATTGAATGGGTCTCTTGATGGTCATTTATTTAACAAGAATGTTGCTTCTGTCCTAAATTGGAACACCAGATATCAGATAACCCTCGGAGTTGCTAGAGGATTGTCCTACTTGCATCAGAGTTGTCATGAATGCATCATACACTGTGATATTAAACCAGAAAACATACTTTTGGACGCATCATTTGTTCCTAAAGTTGCAGACTTTGGGTTGGCAGCATTTGTGGGAAGGGATTTTAGCAGAATTCTGACTACATTCAGAGGAACTGCAGGCTATCTTGCCCCGGAGTGGCTTAGTGGAGTTGCTATTACACCGAAAGTCGATGTTTACGGCTTCGGTATGGtgctgatggagatcatatcaggAAGGAGAAATTCACCTGAAACATACAACACCACCAACAGTACTTACCATGTTGAATATTTCCCTGTGCAAGCCATCAGCAAGCTTCACAGGGGAGATGTGAAGAGTTTGGTGGATCCTCAGTTGCGTGGTGACTTCAACTTGGAAGAGGCTGAAAAGGTTTGCAAAGTTGCATGTTGGTGCATCCAAGATGATGAGTTTGATCGGCCTACCATGGGTGaagtggtccaggttctcgagggCCTACATGAGATCGATATTCCCCCGATGCCAAGACTGCTTGCAGCTATAACGCAACAATCTGGTGCTGCAGTTTCAATGTAA